The DNA window GGCGTGTCGAACACGGCCTGCACGCCGGCCCGCACGGTCTTGGGATCGAGCGTCTTGTCCTCGGTCTCCTCGGCCATTGCCTCGTTGAAGCGCACGAGCGTCTCGGCGTCGTCAAGCGTAGCGCGGCGAATGGCAGGGGCGTCCGGCATGATGGTGGGGCTGCGTGGAAGGCTCAATTCTGAGGGACAGGCAGACGGATCCCTCCTCTGCCTGGGCCCGGCTCCATGGTCGTGAAGCCAAGCGTCACCGTCAAGCCCTCTCTGACTGGAGGCGGATCGTCGAGCGAGCACAGCGGCGTAGGCTCGCTTTTGTCGGGGCCACGAACTACGTTGCCGACGCTCCCGCCTACAGGATAATCTCCGCCGTCGCATGTCTCTCAGCATCGACCCCGATTCGGTCGAAGATACACTCGCCGACCTCGTGCGTATCGACTCCATAAACCCTGCGCTCGGGGCAGACGAACGCGGGGCGGGGGAGGCGGAGCTCGCCGCCTACATTGCCGACCGGATGCACGACATCGGGCTTGACGTGGACCACTGGGAGCCGGCCCCCGGACGTCCAAACGTCGTCGGAGTGCTTTCGGGAGACGGCGACGGCCGCTCACTGATGTGGAACGCCCACACGGATACCGTGGGCGTCGAGGGCATGGACGCGCCCTTCACCCCCGTTCGGCAGAACGGACGCCTGTACGGGCGCGGCGCCCAGGACATGAAGGGCAGCCTCGCGGCCCAATTAATCGCTGCGCGTACCCTCCGCGAGTTTGACACCTCGCTTTCCGGGGATGTGCTCGTCGCCGCGGTGGCCGACGAGGAGCACAAGAGCATCGGCACCGAGGCGCTCGTGGACCGCTACGACGCCGACGGCGCCGTCGTCACGGAGCCGACGGACCTGAAGCTCGTCCGTGCCCACAAGGGATTCGTATGGATCGACCTCCGCACGCAGGGCCGCGCCGCACATGGCTCGCGCCCCGCCGAGGGCATTGACGCCAACATGCACATGGGCCGGGTCTTGTCGAAACTGGAGGCGCTCAACCGATCCCTGTCCTCCGACGAGGCCCACGCGCTCGTCGGCCCGCCCTCCCTCCACGCGGGTCAGCTCCGGGGCGGCGACGCCCCGAGCGTGTACGCGGCCGAGTGTCACCTGCGCATGGAGCGCCGCACCGTCCCGG is part of the Salinibacter ruber DSM 13855 genome and encodes:
- a CDS encoding M20/M25/M40 family metallo-hydrolase, which produces MSLSIDPDSVEDTLADLVRIDSINPALGADERGAGEAELAAYIADRMHDIGLDVDHWEPAPGRPNVVGVLSGDGDGRSLMWNAHTDTVGVEGMDAPFTPVRQNGRLYGRGAQDMKGSLAAQLIAARTLREFDTSLSGDVLVAAVADEEHKSIGTEALVDRYDADGAVVTEPTDLKLVRAHKGFVWIDLRTQGRAAHGSRPAEGIDANMHMGRVLSKLEALNRSLSSDEAHALVGPPSLHAGQLRGGDAPSVYAAECHLRMERRTVPGESAEDALEEVQTVLHELSEADDAFEAEAEIAFSRGTLKTPTDATVASATRAGLSRTLAPNNPPPDTGASFWTDAALLSAAGTETVVLGPKGAGLHTTEEWVDLASVAQLAEVLVHTARRYCA